The nucleotide window TCCCAACACTGCTGGGGATTATGTTGACTAATTTTTTAGTCATACAGGCGGCCCCTGGTGGGCCCGTGGAACAAGCAATCGCTCAACTATCTGGCCACTCTAATGCGATCACCGAGAAGGTGACCAAAACAAGCAGTCAAGAGACCTTAAACAATGCAGCCTCTTCGAGTAAGGTTGGAAATAGCTCCTCAACCCCATATCGCGGTGCCCAAGGATTAGATCCAGAATTCATCAAAGAGCTTGAGGTTCGATTTGGCTTTGATAAACCACTTCATGAACGATTCTTAAAAATGATGTCCGACTATCTCGTATTTGACTTTGGTAAAAGCTTTTACCGAGATACAGATGTCGTCGATTTAGTCCTGCAAAAGCTGCCTGTCTCAATTTCCCTAGGGCTTTGGACAACACTCATCGTTTACCTCATCTCGATTCCACTTGGCATTCGAAAAGCAGTAGCAGACGGAAGCCAATTTGACATGATCACGAGCTTTGCGATTATTATCGGAACAGCGATCCCAAGTTTCTTATTCGCCGTGTTCATGATGGTTATTTTTGCCGGCGGGAGCTATCTAGACTGGTTTCCTTTAAGAGGCCTTCAATCCGAGGAGTTTTTAGGTACCGGGGTCTTTGAATGTGCAGTCAACTTCAGCTGTATGAAAGATTACATCTGGCATCTAGCACTCCCCATTATTTCTATGGTCATTGGTGGTTTTGCGGGACTCACAATGCTCAC belongs to Pseudomonadota bacterium and includes:
- the yejB gene encoding microcin C ABC transporter permease YejB; the encoded protein is MTPYIFRRLLLIIPTLLGIMLTNFLVIQAAPGGPVEQAIAQLSGHSNAITEKVTKTSSQETLNNAASSSKVGNSSSTPYRGAQGLDPEFIKELEVRFGFDKPLHERFLKMMSDYLVFDFGKSFYRDTDVVDLVLQKLPVSISLGLWTTLIVYLISIPLGIRKAVADGSQFDMITSFAIIIGTAIPSFLFAVFMMVIFAGGSYLDWFPLRGLQSEEFLGTGVFECAVNFSCMKDYIWHLALPIISMVIGGFAGLTMLTKNSFIDQIHQQYVMTARAKGLTEKRVLYGHVFRNAMLIVIAGFPSALVSILFTGSLLIEIIFSLDGLGLLGFEAAFSRDYPLMFGSLFFFSLLGLVMNLIGDIMYMVIDPRIDFEGQS